One Vibrio sp. 16 genomic window carries:
- a CDS encoding tripartite tricarboxylate transporter permease, with product MLDGILQGLSTAVMPMNIMMVIVGCFVGTFIGMLPGLGPISAIALMIPITYGLDPSSGLILMAGVYYGAVFGGSTSSILINAPGCSSTVVTAFDGYPMAQKGQAGKALALAAYSSFTGGTLSAIMLLVAAPALASVSLSFQSSDYFALMLLGLSAVAAFAGPGQVIKAWMMTVLGLMLSTVGIDKGVGVERFTFGLTDLMDGFSFLLLAMATFALGETLMGILKPEQDTRDDEQSKLSNIGSMKVTKEEIKDVAPVSIRSSILGFFTGVLPGAGATIAAFLSYGMERNLAPKEKKAEFGKGSIRGLVAPESANNAASSGSFVPLLTLGIPGSGTTAIMLGALIAYGIQPGPRLFVEHPDVFWSVIISMYFGNIVLVILNLPLIPYISKLLAVPRTVLLPMILFFSITGVYLVSFNTMDVFIMLLIAMAAIALRLANFPLAPLLLGFILGGLMEENLRRALMISDGELSFLWERPITMTFTVLAVLVLFSPIFVKLFQKLKASPKKVEQ from the coding sequence ATGTTAGATGGAATCTTACAAGGTCTTTCGACCGCAGTTATGCCAATGAACATCATGATGGTGATCGTTGGATGTTTCGTGGGTACCTTTATCGGAATGCTTCCCGGACTGGGCCCTATCTCAGCGATTGCGCTGATGATCCCGATCACCTACGGCTTAGACCCTTCGTCTGGTCTTATCTTGATGGCTGGTGTTTACTACGGCGCCGTTTTTGGTGGTTCAACATCATCAATTTTGATCAACGCTCCGGGCTGTTCTTCAACCGTGGTTACCGCGTTTGACGGCTATCCAATGGCGCAAAAAGGCCAAGCAGGAAAAGCCCTCGCTTTGGCGGCCTACTCTTCTTTTACAGGTGGCACGCTTTCTGCCATCATGCTGTTGGTCGCTGCACCAGCATTGGCTAGCGTTTCGCTGAGCTTCCAATCGTCAGACTACTTCGCGCTGATGTTGCTAGGTCTGTCTGCCGTGGCAGCGTTTGCAGGCCCTGGTCAAGTGATTAAAGCATGGATGATGACAGTCCTTGGCTTGATGCTGTCAACGGTCGGTATCGACAAAGGCGTTGGCGTTGAGCGCTTCACTTTTGGTTTAACAGACTTAATGGATGGCTTTAGCTTCTTGCTGCTTGCCATGGCAACATTCGCACTGGGCGAAACCTTAATGGGTATCTTAAAGCCAGAGCAAGACACACGTGATGACGAGCAAAGTAAGCTCAGCAACATTGGTAGCATGAAAGTCACCAAAGAAGAGATCAAAGATGTCGCGCCCGTTTCGATTCGCTCATCGATCTTGGGTTTCTTCACCGGTGTACTTCCGGGTGCAGGCGCAACCATCGCGGCTTTCCTAAGCTATGGTATGGAGCGCAACCTCGCGCCGAAAGAGAAAAAAGCTGAATTTGGTAAAGGCAGCATCCGTGGTTTGGTTGCGCCAGAATCGGCAAACAACGCAGCGTCGAGTGGTTCGTTCGTTCCTCTGCTTACGCTGGGTATCCCGGGCTCTGGTACCACAGCTATCATGCTTGGCGCTTTGATCGCTTACGGCATTCAGCCAGGTCCACGCCTGTTTGTTGAGCACCCAGATGTCTTCTGGTCAGTGATCATCTCTATGTACTTTGGCAACATCGTACTGGTCATTCTGAACTTGCCGTTGATCCCTTACATTTCTAAGCTTCTCGCCGTGCCAAGAACGGTATTACTACCAATGATTTTGTTCTTCTCTATCACTGGCGTTTACCTTGTATCCTTCAACACCATGGATGTGTTTATCATGTTGTTGATTGCGATGGCTGCGATTGCACTTAGGTTGGCAAACTTCCCACTCGCCCCGCTGCTTCTCGGCTTTATTCTTGGCGGCTTGATGGAAGAAAACTTGCGTAGAGCATTGATGATTAGCGACGGTGAACTGAGCTTCTTATGGGAGCGCCCAATCACTATGACCTTCACTG
- a CDS encoding tripartite tricarboxylate transporter TctB family protein: MSDLPTNSFNNGNFFSKENLLCRDRVGAMIFLLVCLCYGYQTTQIPLFPGDEYEPFTARTLPTLLTFAGIGLSLMLLVTGQPDKQSGAVMDFNWKLLIGFLVLMAFYGVGLTYLGFVIATSVFLLAGFYLLGERRKKILFGASFPFVMAFYLLLTQGLDIYLEPGVIFTMWS, encoded by the coding sequence ATGTCGGATTTGCCAACGAACTCTTTCAACAACGGAAATTTCTTTAGCAAAGAAAACCTTCTCTGCCGTGATCGTGTTGGTGCGATGATATTTCTTCTCGTCTGCCTTTGTTACGGCTATCAAACCACACAAATCCCCCTCTTTCCCGGAGATGAGTACGAACCCTTTACCGCAAGGACACTTCCAACACTCCTGACTTTCGCGGGCATTGGGTTGTCTTTAATGCTGCTTGTGACAGGGCAACCAGACAAGCAAAGCGGCGCGGTGATGGACTTTAACTGGAAATTGCTGATCGGTTTTCTGGTCTTGATGGCGTTTTACGGCGTTGGGCTAACCTATTTAGGCTTCGTTATCGCGACGAGCGTCTTCTTGCTTGCTGGCTTTTATCTACTCGGTGAGCGACGTAAAAAGATTCTATTCGGGGCATCATTCCCGTTTGTGATGGCGTTTTATCTACTGCTTACCCAAGGCCTAGACATCTACCTAGAGCCGGGCGTTATTTTCACTATGTGGTCGTAA
- a CDS encoding tripartite tricarboxylate transporter substrate binding protein codes for MFKVLKPTLAASIIAASFSFNAFAADVEKIHFLIPGGAGGGWDMTARGTGDVLVKSDIVENVSFQNLSGGGGGKAIAHLIETAERQEDTLMVNSTPIVVRSLTGIFPQSFRDLTPVAATIADYGAIVASADSKYNTWEDVVKDFESNPRKVKIAGGSARGSMDHLVVAAAFKGEGFDAKKVRYIAYDAGGKAMAALLSGETQLLSTGLGEVLEMSKSGQVKVLAVTAPKRLDAAPNIPTLTEYGNETVFANWRGFFAAPGTSQAKIDEWNAALTKMYKTDQWKVVRDRNGWIDNYKADKDFYAFLEDQEKQMGDLMRELGFLK; via the coding sequence TAGCGGCTTCGATCATCGCTGCGTCTTTTTCATTCAACGCTTTTGCAGCAGATGTAGAAAAAATCCACTTTTTGATTCCTGGTGGTGCTGGTGGTGGTTGGGATATGACCGCACGTGGCACAGGTGATGTTCTGGTCAAATCAGACATCGTTGAAAACGTCTCATTCCAAAACCTATCGGGCGGCGGCGGCGGTAAAGCGATTGCTCACCTCATCGAGACAGCAGAGCGTCAAGAAGACACACTCATGGTGAACTCAACACCAATCGTCGTACGCTCGCTAACGGGGATTTTCCCACAATCATTCCGTGATTTAACACCTGTTGCAGCAACCATCGCTGACTATGGTGCGATCGTCGCTTCCGCAGATTCTAAGTACAACACTTGGGAAGACGTGGTGAAAGACTTTGAGTCCAACCCGCGTAAAGTAAAAATCGCAGGTGGCTCAGCTCGAGGCAGTATGGATCACCTAGTCGTTGCAGCGGCATTCAAAGGCGAAGGGTTTGACGCGAAGAAAGTTCGCTACATCGCCTACGACGCAGGCGGTAAAGCAATGGCGGCGCTACTTTCTGGTGAGACTCAGCTACTGTCTACTGGCCTTGGTGAAGTATTAGAAATGTCAAAATCAGGCCAAGTCAAAGTACTAGCAGTGACGGCACCAAAACGTCTAGACGCAGCACCAAACATTCCAACACTAACCGAATATGGCAATGAAACGGTATTTGCGAACTGGCGTGGCTTCTTCGCCGCTCCGGGCACCTCACAAGCGAAGATCGACGAGTGGAATGCCGCACTGACTAAGATGTACAAAACCGACCAATGGAAAGTCGTTCGTGACCGTAACGGTTGGATCGACAACTACAAAGCGGACAAAGACTTCTATGCCTTCCTTGAAGATCAAGAGAAGCAAATGGGTGACCTAATGCGCGAGCTTGGTTTCTTGAAGTAA